In Azospirillaceae bacterium, a genomic segment contains:
- the mtgA gene encoding monofunctional biosynthetic peptidoglycan transglycosylase: protein MLWRVLRWAQYAALAGVVFTLAWVGLYAVMDPPGTPLMLIRRMQGVPTRGWTPVALDHIAPSLQRAVIGAEDSRFCSHHGVDWDAVDAALDEDEDGHKLRGASTISQQTAKNAFLWPGRTWVRKGVEFGFTELIELVWGKRRILEMYLNIVEWGDGIYGAEAASRAYFGVSASALSSSQAAALAAVLPSPRKWSANHPGAYVARRIGILEQRAALVARDRLDACLHR from the coding sequence ATGCTATGGCGTGTGTTGCGCTGGGCACAATACGCGGCTCTCGCAGGGGTGGTGTTCACCTTGGCCTGGGTCGGCCTCTATGCCGTCATGGATCCGCCGGGCACGCCCCTGATGCTGATTCGCCGCATGCAGGGCGTGCCGACCCGGGGTTGGACGCCCGTGGCCCTGGACCACATCGCCCCCTCCCTGCAACGCGCCGTCATCGGGGCGGAGGACAGCCGGTTCTGTTCCCACCACGGCGTGGACTGGGACGCGGTGGACGCGGCCCTGGATGAGGATGAGGACGGGCACAAGCTGCGCGGCGCCAGCACCATCAGCCAGCAGACGGCCAAGAACGCCTTCCTCTGGCCCGGCCGCACCTGGGTGCGCAAGGGCGTGGAATTCGGCTTCACCGAACTGATCGAACTGGTGTGGGGCAAGCGCCGCATCCTGGAGATGTATCTGAACATCGTGGAATGGGGCGACGGCATCTATGGGGCGGAGGCGGCGTCGCGCGCCTATTTCGGTGTGTCGGCCAGCGCGCTGTCGTCGTCACAGGCGGCCGCACTGGCGGCCGTGCTGCCCAGCCCCCGGAAGTGGAGCGCCAACCACCCCGGTGCCTACGTTGCCCGGCGCATCGGCATCCTGGAACAGCGGGCGGCCCTGGTGGCGCGTGATCGCCTGGACGCATGCCTGCATCGCTGA
- a CDS encoding transporter substrate-binding domain-containing protein, translating to MKKVIVAVVAVAVIAGVGFWMAGRKPAGTGGAPTMTDRGVPDPLRVATEGAYPPFNVAEPDGTLKGFEIDLAKDLCHRLGVRCEITAQAWDGIIPGLQAGKYDVILAGMSATEERRQAVDFTIPYAVTAAYFVAPKDSPLTKVDYGLQRLDLSNMDEASTTALDKLKAALKGKTVGVQVATIHANFLDTYLADTVTIRRYDTQQNLALDLATGRIDAGLADMTGWQPFLEGTDGQNSAVFGPGIAGGLFGPGIAVALAKGDGRLLDALNGAITAAKEDGSLKKMAEQWFHFDASAH from the coding sequence ATGAAGAAGGTGATCGTGGCCGTGGTGGCCGTGGCCGTCATCGCCGGCGTGGGTTTCTGGATGGCGGGGCGCAAGCCGGCCGGGACCGGCGGCGCGCCCACCATGACCGACCGGGGCGTGCCCGACCCGCTGCGCGTGGCGACGGAGGGGGCCTACCCCCCGTTCAACGTGGCGGAGCCCGACGGCACCCTGAAGGGGTTTGAGATCGACCTGGCCAAGGATCTGTGCCACCGCCTGGGCGTGCGGTGCGAGATCACCGCCCAGGCCTGGGACGGCATCATCCCCGGGCTGCAGGCCGGCAAGTACGACGTCATCCTGGCCGGCATGTCGGCCACGGAGGAACGGCGCCAGGCGGTGGACTTCACCATCCCCTATGCCGTCACCGCCGCCTATTTCGTGGCGCCCAAGGACAGCCCCCTGACCAAGGTGGACTACGGCCTGCAGCGCCTGGACCTGTCCAACATGGATGAGGCGTCGACCACGGCGCTGGACAAGCTGAAGGCGGCCTTGAAGGGCAAGACCGTGGGCGTGCAGGTGGCCACCATCCACGCCAACTTCCTGGACACGTATCTCGCCGACACCGTCACCATCCGCCGCTATGACACCCAGCAAAACCTGGCGCTGGATCTGGCGACCGGCCGCATCGACGCGGGCCTGGCCGACATGACCGGCTGGCAGCCCTTCCTGGAGGGCACGGATGGCCAGAACAGCGCCGTGTTCGGCCCCGGCATCGCCGGCGGCCTGTTCGGTCCCGGCATCGCCGTGGCGCTGGCCAAGGGCGACGGCCGCCTGCTGGACGCGCTGAACGGCGCCATCACCGCCGCCAAGGAAGACGGCAGCCTGAAGAAGATGGCGGAGCAGTGGTTCCATTTTGACGCGTCGGCGCATTAA
- a CDS encoding HipA domain-containing protein — MAGGSALEVFLGERGVGVLEADAQGRMTFTYADRSPSSRLSISLPTRAEAYSDDECRPFFAGLLPEGDALRAAAAQRRLQPYETFGLLREYGAECAGAVRLLPSGSRPEIPQDYEPLDEDGLARVIDELPASPNFAGDRRVRLSVAGAQPKTAVALLDGQFHRPLNGSPSTHLIKVARPDFFPLMHKAEAFSMALAGSLGVDVAGTVLRSFAGRECLLVERYDRRVEGGRVHEIHQEDFCQALGYPPERKYEFSDTGEKIGPGLSECFALVRQATAPLLARTELMRRIVASVLLANADAHAKNFSLLYDVPGAAPALAPAYDMVCTRIFPVTEDLAMAIGGAVRPEAIRRVNWLSLAAAGTPGALRAVETAIRTQAEAVLPKLEDLRQRPEFTGIQPYEDIRRCVAGMVRSVAAAFDWTIPADAPPYLASAGGWTMPS, encoded by the coding sequence ATGGCCGGCGGTTCCGCGCTGGAGGTTTTCCTGGGCGAGCGGGGTGTCGGCGTGCTCGAGGCCGATGCGCAGGGGCGAATGACCTTCACCTATGCCGACCGCAGTCCCTCGTCGCGTCTGTCGATCAGCCTGCCGACCCGTGCCGAAGCCTATTCCGATGATGAATGCCGCCCCTTCTTCGCCGGCTTGCTGCCGGAAGGGGATGCCTTGCGCGCCGCCGCCGCCCAGCGCCGCCTGCAACCCTATGAAACCTTCGGTCTGCTGCGGGAATATGGGGCGGAGTGTGCCGGGGCCGTGCGTTTGCTGCCATCCGGCAGCCGGCCGGAGATTCCGCAGGACTATGAGCCACTCGATGAGGACGGACTGGCCCGCGTCATCGATGAACTGCCGGCATCGCCAAATTTCGCCGGTGACCGGCGCGTGCGGCTGTCCGTGGCCGGTGCCCAGCCCAAGACGGCCGTGGCATTGCTGGATGGACAGTTCCACCGGCCGCTGAACGGCTCACCCTCCACCCATCTTATCAAGGTGGCGCGGCCGGACTTTTTCCCCCTGATGCATAAGGCCGAGGCGTTCTCCATGGCGCTGGCCGGCAGTTTGGGCGTGGACGTGGCGGGAACGGTGCTCCGTTCTTTTGCCGGGCGGGAATGCCTGCTGGTTGAACGTTATGACCGGCGTGTCGAGGGCGGCCGCGTTCATGAAATTCACCAGGAGGATTTCTGCCAGGCGTTGGGTTATCCACCAGAGCGGAAATATGAGTTCTCGGACACCGGCGAGAAGATTGGCCCTGGATTAAGCGAGTGCTTCGCCCTGGTACGGCAGGCGACGGCACCATTGCTGGCGCGAACCGAGTTGATGCGTCGCATCGTCGCTTCGGTGCTGTTGGCCAACGCCGACGCCCACGCCAAGAATTTCAGCCTGCTGTACGACGTGCCTGGCGCCGCCCCTGCCCTGGCGCCGGCCTATGACATGGTGTGCACCCGTATCTTCCCGGTCACGGAAGATTTGGCCATGGCCATCGGCGGCGCTGTTCGGCCGGAGGCGATCCGCCGGGTTAATTGGCTTTCATTGGCGGCGGCGGGGACACCGGGGGCCTTGAGGGCTGTGGAAACGGCGATAAGGACCCAGGCCGAGGCCGTGCTGCCTAAGCTGGAAGACCTGAGGCAGCGACCCGAATTCACCGGCATCCAACCTTATGAGGACATTCGGCGCTGTGTGGCCGGTATGGTGCGGAGTGTTGCCGCCGCTTTCGACTGGACCATTCCGGCGGATGCTCCGCCCTATCTGGCCAGTGCAGGTGGTTGGACGATGCCCAGCTGA
- a CDS encoding acyloxyacyl hydrolase, whose product MGAASARAADRDPDLLAVGVGVYDQSWIDPPAFFQVDADTPHDRTQFVTAEYRFGWSPLKVGDWFAVKPLVGVLTTFKGSVYTYGGFGADFRYGHLFITPSVAAGYYAHGDGKDMGYPLEFRTQIETGWRFDNGDRFSFALSHISNAELGKTVTIPGTPRTRTVNPGANNLVAYYSFAL is encoded by the coding sequence ATGGGGGCCGCATCCGCGCGGGCCGCCGATCGGGACCCCGATCTTCTGGCCGTGGGCGTGGGCGTCTATGACCAGTCCTGGATCGATCCGCCGGCCTTCTTCCAGGTGGACGCCGACACCCCCCATGACCGCACCCAGTTCGTCACCGCCGAATACCGCTTCGGTTGGTCGCCGCTGAAGGTTGGCGACTGGTTCGCCGTCAAGCCGCTGGTGGGCGTCCTCACCACCTTCAAGGGCAGCGTCTACACCTATGGCGGCTTCGGTGCGGATTTCCGTTACGGCCACCTGTTCATCACGCCCAGCGTCGCCGCCGGCTACTACGCCCATGGTGATGGCAAGGACATGGGCTATCCCCTGGAGTTTCGCACCCAGATCGAAACCGGCTGGCGATTCGACAACGGTGACCGCTTCTCCTTCGCCCTCAGCCATATCTCAAACGCCGAGTTGGGCAAGACCGTCACCATCCCCGGCACGCCGCGCACCCGCACGGTGAACCCCGGGGCGAACAACCTGGTGGCCTATTACAGCTTCGCCCTCTGA
- a CDS encoding FeoA family protein: MQPSPRPASSASPAEDAIPADARPLSLAKRGEVGRVVRVGIDGEIHDSLNADELERRLLEIGFVEGARVEILHEGLFGRDPIAVRVDDMRVALRRREAEAILVTRWTAEAAAPLKIIAEDSRS, translated from the coding sequence ATGCAGCCCTCACCCCGTCCCGCCTCATCCGCTTCACCGGCGGAGGACGCCATTCCCGCCGACGCCCGGCCCTTGAGCCTGGCCAAGCGGGGTGAGGTCGGCCGGGTGGTGCGGGTGGGCATCGATGGCGAAATCCACGACAGCCTGAACGCCGATGAGCTGGAGCGCCGGCTGCTGGAGATCGGCTTTGTCGAGGGCGCGCGGGTGGAAATCCTGCATGAGGGCCTGTTCGGCCGCGACCCCATCGCCGTGCGGGTGGACGACATGCGCGTGGCCCTGCGCCGCCGCGAGGCCGAGGCCATCCTGGTCACCCGCTGGACCGCTGAAGCCGCCGCCCCCCTGAAGATCATCGCCGAAGACAGCCGTTCATGA
- a CDS encoding ABC transporter permease subunit (The N-terminal region of this protein, as described by TIGR01726, is a three transmembrane segment that identifies a subfamily of ABC transporter permease subunits, which specificities that include histidine, arginine, glutamine, glutamate, L-cystine (sic), the opines (in Agrobacterium) octopine and nopaline, etc.) has translation MNFDLLGFGAKGWGLQLLQGMGMTVLVAVSAYVLGLVLGGAAAACKLSGHRGGRVAADAYTTIVRGVPSLLVIYLLFFGGASAAAWVANLLGFNGPVELSALPVGILAVGTVSGAYSAEVLRGGALAVPQGQLEAAKALGMGRWLTFSRIHLPQTLRYALPGLGNVWQLTLKDTSLVSVVALVELMRVAYLAQGATRQPFLFFTTAGVLYLVLAGVSGRLFAWAEARTTRGVRRAAR, from the coding sequence GTGAACTTTGACCTGCTGGGGTTCGGGGCCAAGGGCTGGGGTTTGCAGTTGCTGCAGGGCATGGGGATGACCGTGCTGGTGGCGGTGTCGGCCTATGTCCTGGGCTTGGTGCTGGGTGGGGCGGCGGCGGCATGCAAGCTGTCGGGCCACCGGGGCGGCCGGGTGGCGGCCGACGCCTACACCACCATCGTGCGCGGCGTACCCTCCCTGCTGGTCATCTATCTGCTGTTCTTCGGGGGCGCCAGTGCTGCCGCCTGGGTCGCCAACCTGCTGGGTTTCAACGGCCCGGTGGAATTGAGCGCCCTGCCCGTGGGCATCCTGGCGGTGGGCACGGTGTCCGGCGCCTATTCGGCGGAGGTGCTGCGCGGCGGCGCCTTGGCCGTGCCCCAGGGCCAACTTGAGGCCGCCAAGGCCCTGGGCATGGGGCGCTGGCTGACCTTCAGTCGCATCCACCTGCCCCAGACCCTGCGCTACGCCCTGCCGGGCCTGGGCAACGTCTGGCAACTGACCCTGAAGGACACTTCGCTGGTGTCCGTCGTGGCGCTGGTGGAACTGATGCGCGTGGCCTACCTGGCCCAGGGCGCCACCCGCCAGCCCTTCCTGTTCTTCACCACCGCCGGCGTGCTGTACCTGGTGCTGGCGGGGGTGTCGGGTCGTCTGTTCGCCTGGGCCGAGGCGCGGACCACGCGGGGCGTGCGGAGGGCTGCGCGATGA
- a CDS encoding ABC transporter permease, which produces MNSSLIGALWDALPQFAAGAWLTVQLVALSLLVGLLLATGVAVMRLSHTAPLAWLARGYIYIFRSTPLLVQIFLIYYGLGQFEAVRQSVLWPILREPYWCAIIAFTLNTGAYTAEIMRGGIEAVPHGQIEAAKACGMNGVLLFRRIILPQAFRLALPAYGNEIILMLQGTALASTVTLMELTGVARAVAARTFQPIEVYCLAGAVYLALSFLITRGVQAAERRLNHMGRAPKKQAA; this is translated from the coding sequence ATGAACTCCTCCCTGATCGGCGCCTTGTGGGATGCCTTGCCGCAGTTCGCCGCCGGCGCCTGGCTGACGGTGCAACTGGTGGCCCTGTCGCTGCTGGTGGGCCTGCTGCTGGCCACGGGGGTGGCGGTGATGCGCCTGTCGCACACGGCCCCCCTGGCCTGGCTGGCGCGCGGCTACATCTACATTTTCCGGTCCACGCCGCTGCTGGTTCAGATCTTCCTGATCTATTACGGCCTGGGTCAGTTCGAGGCCGTGCGGCAGAGTGTGCTGTGGCCCATCCTGCGCGAACCCTACTGGTGCGCCATCATTGCCTTTACCTTGAACACCGGCGCCTACACGGCCGAGATCATGCGCGGCGGCATCGAGGCGGTGCCCCATGGCCAGATCGAGGCGGCGAAGGCCTGCGGCATGAACGGGGTCCTGCTGTTCCGCCGCATCATCCTGCCCCAGGCCTTCCGCCTTGCGCTGCCGGCCTATGGCAATGAGATCATCCTGATGCTGCAGGGCACGGCGCTGGCCAGCACCGTCACCCTGATGGAACTGACGGGTGTCGCCAGGGCCGTCGCCGCCCGCACTTTCCAGCCCATCGAGGTGTACTGCCTGGCGGGCGCGGTCTACCTCGCCTTGAGTTTCCTCATCACCCGGGGCGTGCAGGCGGCGGAACGGCGGCTGAACCATATGGGACGGGCACCCAAGAAACAGGCGGCGTAG
- a CDS encoding YggT family protein: protein MDPVIRTIVEVLLTVLNLYQWVFIISAVMSWLIAFGVVNTYNRFVNTVVDITGRLTEPLLRPIRRVVPDIGGVDISFIVAILILFALQRLLVNFMAYSAF from the coding sequence ATGGATCCTGTGATCCGCACCATCGTCGAAGTGCTGCTGACGGTCTTGAACCTGTATCAGTGGGTGTTCATCATCAGCGCGGTGATGAGCTGGCTGATCGCCTTCGGCGTCGTCAACACCTACAACCGCTTCGTCAACACGGTGGTCGACATCACCGGCCGCCTGACGGAGCCGTTGCTGCGCCCCATCCGCCGCGTGGTGCCGGACATCGGCGGCGTCGATATCTCCTTCATCGTTGCCATCCTGATCCTGTTCGCGCTGCAGCGGCTGCTGGTCAACTTCATGGCCTACTCGGCCTTCTAA
- a CDS encoding class I SAM-dependent rRNA methyltransferase has translation MTEKLPTLLFQAGRHKRVAGGHPWAYSNEIQMDAAAKALPKGGLVRLADAGGGVLGIATFNPHTLIAARVLTRDLSVAIDAGFFASRFRTAAALRDRLIGRPFYRLIHAEADGLPALIVDRYGDALVVQANSAGMDRLLPQILEGLDQVFPGATVILRNDSAARGLEGVGEEVRVAVGSVDGPLQLEENGTTFFADPAGGQKTGWFYDQRDNRAFVANLAQGRSVIDFYTYCGGFGVLAAARGAARTVLVDRSAGALELAGKAAAANGVADKVELRKADAFAELERLAEAGETFEVVICDPPAFVKSKKDLANGARAYRKLAKLGAQITAPGGILLVASCSHNMPADMFADLVAKGLGDARRQGRILRFAGAGPDHPVHPLLPESAYLKAEVLALD, from the coding sequence ATGACTGAAAAGCTCCCCACCCTGCTGTTCCAGGCGGGCCGGCACAAGCGCGTGGCCGGTGGCCACCCCTGGGCCTATTCCAACGAAATCCAGATGGATGCCGCCGCCAAGGCCCTGCCCAAGGGCGGGCTGGTGCGGCTGGCCGACGCCGGTGGCGGCGTGCTGGGCATCGCGACATTCAACCCGCACACCCTGATCGCGGCGCGCGTCCTGACTCGCGACCTGTCGGTGGCCATCGATGCCGGCTTCTTCGCCAGCCGCTTCCGCACGGCCGCGGCCTTGCGTGACCGGCTGATCGGCCGGCCCTTCTACCGCCTGATCCATGCCGAGGCCGACGGCCTGCCGGCGCTGATCGTCGATCGTTATGGCGACGCGCTGGTGGTGCAGGCCAATTCCGCCGGCATGGACCGCCTGCTGCCGCAAATCCTGGAAGGCCTGGACCAGGTGTTTCCCGGTGCCACCGTCATCCTGCGCAACGATAGCGCCGCCCGCGGCCTGGAAGGCGTGGGGGAAGAGGTGCGCGTGGCGGTGGGCAGCGTGGACGGCCCGCTTCAGCTTGAGGAAAACGGTACCACCTTCTTCGCCGACCCGGCGGGCGGGCAGAAGACGGGCTGGTTCTACGACCAGCGCGACAACCGCGCCTTCGTCGCCAACCTGGCCCAGGGCCGCTCCGTCATCGACTTCTACACCTATTGCGGCGGCTTCGGCGTTCTGGCCGCCGCGCGCGGTGCGGCGCGCACCGTGCTGGTCGACCGGTCGGCCGGCGCCCTGGAACTGGCGGGCAAGGCGGCGGCGGCCAACGGTGTGGCCGACAAGGTGGAGCTGCGCAAGGCCGACGCCTTCGCCGAACTGGAACGCCTGGCCGAAGCCGGCGAGACATTCGAGGTGGTGATCTGCGACCCGCCGGCCTTCGTGAAGTCCAAGAAAGACTTGGCCAACGGCGCCCGCGCCTACCGCAAGCTGGCCAAGCTGGGCGCCCAGATCACCGCCCCCGGCGGCATCCTGCTGGTCGCCAGCTGCAGCCACAACATGCCGGCCGACATGTTCGCCGACCTGGTGGCCAAGGGGCTGGGGGACGCCCGCCGCCAGGGCCGCATCCTGCGCTTCGCCGGCGCCGGTCCCGACCATCCGGTGCACCCCCTGTTGCCCGAGAGCGCTTATCTGAAGGCTGAAGTCCTGGCGCTGGACTGA
- a CDS encoding ABC transporter ATP-binding protein, whose product MTQSPAVALDDQATNNAIVVRDLHKRFGETEVLKGISLTARDGDVISLIGSSGSGKSTFLRCINLLETPDEGQVWVNGELIRMGRDRQGKAIPADRRQVDRIRQRLGMVFQGFNLWTHMTALENVIEAPVHVLGVPRAEAVERAKALLDKVGLGQRRDYYPSQLSGGQQQRAAIARMLAMQPRVMLFDEPTSALDPELVGEVLRVIRQLADEGSTMLIVTHEMAFARDVSSHVMFLHQGRVEEEGTPAEVFGNPRSERCRQFLAHRA is encoded by the coding sequence ATGACGCAATCGCCGGCGGTCGCCTTGGACGATCAAGCCACCAACAACGCCATCGTCGTGCGGGATCTGCACAAGCGGTTTGGCGAGACGGAGGTGCTGAAGGGCATCTCCCTGACGGCGCGGGATGGCGATGTCATCTCCCTCATCGGGTCCTCCGGTTCCGGCAAAAGCACCTTCCTGCGCTGCATCAACCTGCTGGAAACCCCGGACGAGGGGCAGGTGTGGGTCAACGGCGAACTGATACGCATGGGACGCGACCGCCAGGGCAAAGCCATCCCGGCCGACCGCCGCCAGGTGGACCGTATCCGCCAGCGGCTGGGCATGGTGTTCCAGGGGTTCAACCTGTGGACCCATATGACCGCCCTGGAAAACGTCATCGAGGCGCCCGTCCACGTGCTGGGCGTGCCCCGGGCCGAGGCGGTGGAACGGGCGAAGGCCCTGCTGGACAAGGTGGGGCTGGGCCAGCGCCGCGACTATTACCCCAGCCAGCTGTCGGGCGGACAGCAGCAGCGCGCCGCCATCGCCCGCATGCTGGCGATGCAGCCCCGCGTCATGCTGTTCGATGAGCCGACGTCAGCCCTGGATCCCGAACTGGTGGGCGAGGTGCTGCGCGTCATCCGCCAATTGGCGGATGAGGGCAGCACCATGCTGATCGTCACGCATGAGATGGCGTTCGCCCGCGACGTCTCCTCCCACGTCATGTTCCTGCACCAGGGGCGGGTGGAGGAGGAGGGGACGCCGGCCGAAGTGTTCGGCAATCCCCGCAGCGAACGCTGCCGGCAATTCCTGGCGCACCGCGCATAG
- a CDS encoding DUF167 domain-containing protein, with translation MTDAKAAVEAVNGGVRVYLRVTPRASRNAVLGPMDGPEGRQLLKVAVTTVPEDGKANEAVLKLLSKAWRVPKSSLTIVAGQTDRNKVVQVAGDAGELLAVILAPWEG, from the coding sequence ATGACGGATGCCAAGGCGGCGGTTGAGGCGGTGAATGGCGGCGTGCGCGTGTACCTTCGCGTCACCCCCCGCGCGTCGCGCAACGCCGTCCTGGGGCCGATGGACGGGCCTGAGGGCCGACAGCTACTGAAGGTGGCCGTCACCACCGTGCCCGAGGATGGCAAGGCCAACGAAGCCGTGCTGAAGCTGCTGTCCAAGGCCTGGCGTGTGCCCAAATCCAGCCTGACCATCGTTGCCGGCCAGACCGACCGCAACAAGGTGGTGCAGGTGGCGGGGGATGCGGGGGAATTGCTGGCGGTGATTCTCGCGCCCTGGGAAGGGTGA
- a CDS encoding cyclic nucleotide-binding domain-containing protein yields the protein MHPCSACTVRTLTVCAALEADELRRLAEILQTTRFDGGHTVFGEGDPAETLYNVTSGTVKVYKLLPDGRRQITGFLLPGDFFGLSVNDSYAYTAETVTPVSLCRFPRRRMEALLEEFPKMQRRLFSMASNELAAAQDQMLLLGRKTAKEKICSFLLLLSQRASRRGHKTNPVHVPMSRADIADYLGLTTETVSRTFTQLKTSHVISLLEGNKVQIQDMDDLLDLAEGA from the coding sequence ATGCACCCGTGCAGCGCCTGCACCGTCCGCACCCTGACCGTCTGCGCGGCACTGGAGGCGGATGAGTTGCGCCGCCTGGCCGAAATCCTGCAAACCACGCGCTTCGACGGCGGCCACACCGTGTTCGGCGAGGGCGACCCGGCGGAGACGCTGTACAACGTCACCTCCGGCACCGTGAAGGTCTACAAGCTGCTGCCCGACGGGCGCCGGCAGATTACCGGTTTCCTGCTGCCCGGCGATTTCTTCGGCCTGTCGGTCAACGACAGCTATGCCTACACCGCCGAGACGGTGACGCCGGTTTCGCTCTGCCGCTTCCCCCGCCGCCGGATGGAGGCGCTGCTGGAGGAATTCCCCAAGATGCAGCGGCGCCTGTTCTCCATGGCGTCCAACGAGCTGGCGGCCGCGCAGGACCAGATGCTGCTGCTGGGTCGCAAGACGGCCAAGGAGAAGATTTGCTCCTTCCTGCTGCTGCTGTCGCAGCGGGCCAGCCGGCGCGGCCACAAGACCAACCCGGTGCACGTGCCGATGAGCCGCGCCGACATCGCCGATTACCTGGGCCTGACCACCGAGACGGTCAGCCGCACCTTCACCCAGCTGAAAACCAGCCACGTCATCAGCCTGCTGGAAGGCAACAAGGTGCAGATCCAGGATATGGACGACCTGCTGGATTTGGCCGAAGGCGCTTAA
- a CDS encoding helix-turn-helix domain-containing protein: MAQFGAIVQAVDEAVPLDGPDRLGALIRARRRALGMTLRAAAAGTGLSLSFLSAVENGKPTAELGKVMSYMQALGIDLFGAIR, encoded by the coding sequence TTGGCCCAATTCGGCGCCATCGTTCAGGCGGTGGATGAGGCGGTTCCCTTGGATGGGCCGGATCGGTTGGGCGCCCTCATCCGGGCGCGGCGACGGGCATTGGGCATGACCCTGCGCGCCGCCGCCGCCGGCACCGGCCTCAGCTTGTCCTTTCTGTCGGCGGTGGAGAACGGCAAGCCCACGGCCGAACTGGGCAAGGTTATGAGCTATATGCAGGCGCTGGGCATAGACCTGTTCGGGGCTATCCGGTGA
- a CDS encoding argininosuccinate synthase — MSVKKVVLAYSGGLDTSVILKYLQETYSCEIVTFTADLGQGEELEPARKKAELLGVKPENIYIDDLRDEFVRDFVFPMFRANTLYEGVYLLGTSIARPLIAKRQIEIAKEVGADAVAHGATGKGNDQVRFELGYYALKPDIRVIAPWREWTLNSRTALLEFAEKHQIPIAKDKRGEAPYSTDANLLHISYEGKALENPWEEPDEDMYTRTVAPEKAPDTPTYVEIEFKAGDPVAVDGQKLGPAALLTRLNELAGANGIGRLDLVENRFVGMKSRGVYETPGGTLLSVAHRAIESLTLDRGAMHLKDDVMPRYAELIYNGFWFSPEREALQALIDNTQQRVTGVVRLKLYKGSARVVGRQSPNSLYRLDYVTFEADSVYNQKDAEGFIKLNALRLRLGAMAGKE; from the coding sequence ATGAGCGTCAAGAAAGTTGTCCTCGCCTACTCCGGCGGCCTCGATACCTCTGTCATCCTGAAGTACCTGCAGGAAACGTATAGTTGCGAGATCGTGACCTTCACGGCTGACCTGGGCCAGGGTGAAGAGCTGGAGCCCGCCCGCAAGAAGGCCGAGCTGCTGGGCGTGAAGCCCGAGAACATCTACATCGACGACCTGCGCGACGAGTTCGTGCGCGACTTCGTCTTCCCGATGTTCCGCGCCAACACCCTGTATGAGGGCGTCTACCTGCTGGGCACCTCCATCGCCCGCCCGCTGATCGCCAAGCGCCAGATCGAGATCGCCAAGGAGGTCGGCGCCGACGCCGTCGCCCACGGCGCCACCGGCAAGGGCAACGACCAGGTGCGGTTCGAGCTGGGCTACTACGCCCTGAAGCCCGACATCCGCGTCATCGCCCCCTGGCGCGAATGGACCCTGAACAGTCGCACGGCCCTGCTGGAATTCGCCGAGAAGCACCAGATCCCGATCGCCAAGGACAAGCGCGGTGAGGCCCCGTACAGCACGGACGCCAACCTGCTGCACATCTCCTACGAGGGCAAGGCGCTGGAGAACCCGTGGGAAGAGCCCGACGAGGACATGTACACCCGCACCGTCGCCCCGGAAAAGGCGCCGGACACCCCGACGTACGTGGAGATCGAGTTCAAGGCCGGTGACCCGGTGGCCGTGGACGGGCAGAAGCTGGGCCCGGCGGCCCTGCTGACCCGCCTGAACGAACTGGCCGGCGCCAACGGCATCGGTCGCCTGGACCTGGTGGAGAACCGCTTCGTCGGCATGAAGAGCCGCGGCGTGTACGAGACGCCCGGCGGCACCCTGCTGTCGGTCGCCCACCGCGCCATCGAAAGCCTGACGCTGGACCGGGGTGCCATGCACCTGAAGGACGACGTCATGCCGCGCTATGCCGAGCTGATCTACAACGGCTTCTGGTTCAGCCCGGAGCGCGAGGCCCTGCAGGCCCTGATCGACAACACCCAGCAGCGCGTCACCGGTGTCGTCCGCCTGAAACTGTACAAGGGCTCCGCCCGCGTGGTCGGCCGCCAGAGCCCGAACTCGCTGTATCGCCTGGACTACGTCACCTTCGAGGCCGACAGCGTCTATAACCAGAAGGACGCCGAAGGCTTCATCAAGCTGAACGCCCTGCGCCTGCGCCTGGGCGCCATGGCCGGCAAGGAATAA